A window of Flavobacterium psychrophilum genomic DNA:
CCCCTTACTAATATCTCTTCGATAATGGCAACAGTAAACATAATAGAAAACGGAATTACTAAAGATGAAACGGGGTTTACAGCTACGATGCTATAGTTTCCGTTGAGGTACATTACCAAAACGGTTAACGATAATAAAGCAAAGCCAATAAAGGTTCCGATTATGAAATTTCCTGCAAGTCCTTTTGCAGAAAATTCTGTTATAGCTCTTTTTTCATACTTTTTAAAAAAGAAAATATAACTGATGATTGCTAATGAAGAGACAAATAGCCCTTTTAATAGATTTCTAAGGCTTTTATCCAAGGGAGTTAATGATAATAATTTTGAAGCGATTTGCTGCCCAATGACAACAACTGCCATAAAAACAAGCAGAGCAAGAACGATCTTTGTTACGGGTGAATTAAATATTTTTTGTTTTGTAGTTAAGGTTTCCATTGATGGTTCAAGTATTAATTTACGCAAATGTAAATCGCCCTGAAAACAAAAAATAGAATGAAATTTGCCTCTTATAATTTTTGAAAATGTTTGGGTAAAAATCCGGTTTGGTTTTTAAAAGTCCTGATAAAATGGCTTTGATCTGCGAATCCACATTCAAGACTGATTTCAGTTAAGCTATTCTGGTTAGATTGAATTAAAGAAAGCGAACGGTTTATTTTAATACGGCGTAGGTACTCGCCCAAAGTACAGCCAAAATATTTGGGGAAATGTTTTGATATCGTAATGGGATTTAAATTTAAAACCTGCGATAAATCATGTAAACTTGGATTCATATTCCAGGAATCATTCAATAATTCGTTTAAACTTTTTACCCAATACGGACTTTTCTCAAACCGGTCCAAATGAGAAGTACTGTATAGTTGGGTAAATAACATTGTAATGGTATCGTTCGAGAAAGCGTCGGCAACTAAACTTTCCTTAAAAATTTTTAGAATTAAGAACTTTGTTAAAGTAGTATTCCGGATGGAATTTTCAATGATCGCCTCACTAATTTGCAGTTCTTTCAACAGGTTCTCTTCAATTTCAATATTGATATTTTTAGAAGGGAAAAGCGTGTCTTCATTTAAATGTAATTCATCACTGTGATAAAATAGTAGGGAGCCAGGTCCTACAACAGTATTTGACTTTTTTCTTTTTTCAGACGTTCCGCCTTTTAGAAAAAGAGTGATGTGAGCATTATTATGCGAATGCCAACCTTCGTAAACCTTGGTTTTATATTCAGTTTCAACTACCGAAATTCCTTGTGAGGTGTTAAAAATGCTTTTAGTATTACCTAGATATTTATCTTTTTGCAGTTCGTACATTTATGAAATATTAAGTGCAATTTCAGGAGCCAAATTACATATTTTACAATGACAGTTGATATCTATTAGTTGATATTATTTAGATTAGTTTTCAACTGTTTTTTCCTAACGATTAAAGAAATTACCCATATTGACAATAGTGTTGAAAGTAGTATCATTCTGGTGCTATTCATTTCCGGGAAAAAGTTATTTAGGGAATGAAATGCCGATACTGCAAGTAACGAATGTGTGCTGTCTGCAATTTTTCCAATACCCCAGCTTCCTAATACTAAAATTCCGAAAAACATCAGGTTTGAAGATGTCATCTCAAAGTTAAGATGCCATATAAACCACAATGTTGCAACGATTAAAATATTAAAAAATGGAGTCAGGGATTTGAGTTCCTGCTGCAAAAATCCTCTCCAGCCTATTTCTTCCAATAGGCCATAAATTAAAATGGCTGAAACTGCAACAAATGAAACTGTTCCTTTAGCCAAATATTCTACACCTACTATTAATGCAATAGGCAGCCCCCAATACAAAAAGGCAGGAATGCTTATCGTGTTATAGTTTCCTTTTAAAGAAAGCTGAGGTTTTATTTTGAACAATGAAAAGGCAACAAGTGCGCCTATAGCAGGGCCGGCAGCCTGAAGAACTATTTTTAAAAACGTGTTAGATACCCCATCTAAAATTGGAGTCTTATTTGTTAGGTAGCGTAATGAAATTGCAATGATATAAAACGTTAGTACTGCGAGATAATTAACCTTGGCTTTCATAGATTTTGTTTTAATTATACCCCAAAATTATAGATTCGAATTCTTTAAAAAATTGACGATGGGTAAGAAGTGAAATTATCGTGAGATTTTTTTTCGAATACGGCTAAGGCTTTCTGCAGTAATGCCAAGGTAGGATGCAATTATTTTTAACGGTGTTCTCTGCACAATTTCCGGGCGCTCTTTTATAAGTTTCAAGTAACGTTCTGTAGGCGATAGTGTCAACAGGTTTATTTGTTCAGATTGCTTCCGGATAAACATGGCTTCTGAAATCGCTTTGCCGATTAAAAAGCTTTTCGATGATCGTG
This region includes:
- a CDS encoding abortive infection protein; the encoded protein is METLTTKQKIFNSPVTKIVLALLVFMAVVVIGQQIASKLLSLTPLDKSLRNLLKGLFVSSLAIISYIFFFKKYEKRAITEFSAKGLAGNFIIGTFIGFALLSLTVLVMYLNGNYSIVAVNPVSSLVIPFSIMFTVAIIEEILVRGIIFRIIEQRLGSYISLLISSLIFGVLHVANPHASFLSGLCITSAGFLLGAAFIYNRNLWLPIALHLAWNFTQSGIFGAITSGNEKTSSLFEARIQGSELITGGQFGPEGSIQATLFCLLGATILLILSKRKSQIVDPSWKS
- a CDS encoding abortive infection protein, which codes for MKAKVNYLAVLTFYIIAISLRYLTNKTPILDGVSNTFLKIVLQAAGPAIGALVAFSLFKIKPQLSLKGNYNTISIPAFLYWGLPIALIVGVEYLAKGTVSFVAVSAILIYGLLEEIGWRGFLQQELKSLTPFFNILIVATLWFIWHLNFEMTSSNLMFFGILVLGSWGIGKIADSTHSLLAVSAFHSLNNFFPEMNSTRMILLSTLLSIWVISLIVRKKQLKTNLNNIN